Genomic window (Arcobacter aquimarinus):
TACTTTTTCATTATTTAAATTACAAGAGAAAGAAAAATCTATTTTAAATGCAGAAAAATTAATATCTAAATATAAAAATGATATAAACCATGAATTACTAGGAAGTATATATTTAGAAGATAAGAATTTTTTAAAAGCTTATGAAGCGTTTAGTAATGCTTTTTTAATAAATAATTCAAGTAATACTTTATTGACATTAACAAATATTCAATTTTTTAGTTTACAACAAAAAGAAGAAGCTATTAAAAAATTAGAAAATTATATAGAGCAAAATGAGTATAATTTTAATCTATCTTTACAGCTTTTAACATTTTATGAAAAAGATGAATCTAAACAAAGATTAACAAATTTATTAAAAAGAATGTTTGTTTTTTATAAAAATAGTGATAATCAACTTTTATTAAATAAGACAAAGACACTTTTTCTTAAATATTTAGTAAATGATGATGTAAATTTATTGATTAATTTTTGGGAAGAAAATGGTGAAGAAGATGATATTTTATTAAATTTATATGGAATGACAAATCAATCTTCTAAAGCTTATAAGTTGCTAAATAAATTATATGTAAACTCTGATAATATGGATTATTTAGCACAACAAGCAATCTTAGAGTTTGAAATGGCTCAAGATAAAAAAACAGTTTTAAATGAAGTTATTTCAAAATTTGAAAAAGTTTTAGAAACTTTAGATAATCATGTTTATCAAAACTATTTAGCTTATATTCTAATAGATTTTGATTTAGATGTAAAAAAAGGCTTAATATTAGTATCAAAAGCTTTAGAAAAAGATCCATCTAATGTGGCTTATATTGATACTCTTGCTTGGGGAGAATATAAAATGAATAACTGTAAAAGTGCATATTATTATATGAAACAAGTTGTTGATGAAATTGGTTTAGAAGATGAAGAGATAAAACTACATTGGGAAAAAATAAAGGAGTGTAATAGTGATTTTAGATGAAATTATTGAAAAAACAAAACAAGATTTAGAAATTAGAAAAAAAGAGATAAGTTTAGATTTATTAGGAAGAACATTATCTTCAAATCCTTATATGCCTAGGGATGTTAAACCGTACTTGACTTCAACAAAAGAAGAGCCTATTAGAATTATTGCTGAAGTGAAAAAAGCAAGTCCTAGTAAAGGAATTATTAAAGAGAATTTTGATCCTTTATTGATTGCACAAGCATATAGTAATAGTGGTGCAAATGCAATTTCAGTTCTAACTGAACCACATTATTTTAAAGGTAATTTAGAATATTTAACTCAAATTAGAAGATATGTACCAACGCCACTTTTAAGAAAAGATTTTATTGTTGATAAATATCAAATAGTTGAAGCTTTAGTTTATGGAGCTGATTTTATTTTACTTATTGCAAAATCATTAAGTACAAAAGAGTTAAAAGAACTTTATGATTATGCTATTCATTTAGGACTTGAAGTTTTAGTTGAGATTCATGATAAGGAAGATTTAACAAAAGCTATAAAATGTGGAGCAACGATAATCGGAATAAATCATAGAAATTTAGATACTTTTGAGATGGATATGACTTTATGCGATAAATTAATTCCTCTTATTCCAAATGGAAAAATAATTGTTGCAGAAAGTGGAGTTTCAAATGTTGAAACTATTAAAAGATTAAGTTCAATTGGGGCGGATGCTTTTTTAATAGGAGAACATTTTATGAGAGTTCCATCGATTGAAGAAGAGTTAAAAAAATTTAAAAATTCTTTGAATTAAATAGTTAAATAAAACTCCTAGAATTTAAAGTTTTCTAAATAATCTTTTATTCTAGGAAGATAATCTTTTCTACAAACTATAGTTGTAGGAAGGTTTGCAATACTCTTTGGAAGTTTTTGAATCTTTAAATCTTTTTCATATTTTAGTTTTTTTACAATACTAAGAGGAAGAATACTTATTCCCATACCAGCTTTTACACAACCTAAAATAATCTCATAGTTTCCAAATTGTAGATTTTTATACTCTTTATCAAAGTTTTGTTTTAAATAATTTAATCCAAATTCATTGTATGCGCAACCATCTTTAAAAGATAAAAAAACGTCAGCTGCTGTTTCGTTTTTTGGTTCAACTAAAACTATTGTTTCATCTATTTTATTTAAAATCATTAATTCTTCATTTTTTGGTTCACCTGTTATAAATGCAATATCAACTTTATAATCAAGGACTTTTTTTGTTATTTCTCTTGTTGTATTAGTGATTAATTCTAAACTCATTAAAGGAAAATCATTATGTAATTCTAATAAAAAAGGAACAATTCTTGTACTTGCATTTGATTCTGTTGAACCAATAATCAAATGTTCTTGTTGGTTAATATTTTTCATTTCATTATTAGCTTGTTCTATTTTTTTTACAATTTCTATTGCATATGGATAGAGTTTTTCTCCCTCTTTACTTAAAATTACACCTTTAGGAACTCTATAAAATAGTATAGTATTAATTGATTTTTCTAATTGTTTTATTCTTGAAGTTACGTTTGATTGGGCAAAATTTAGATTTGCTGCAGCTTTTGAGATACTTTGTTCTTTTGCAACTTCAACAAAAACTCTTAATAAATTTGAATCCATATCTTTTTTCCTTATATCATCTATAATTATTTGTTATTTGACTTGTTATCATTTAAAGTGATATTATATTCAAAATATCTAAAAAAGGAAGAAAATGCCTGTAATAAATATAAAAATGACCCATGAAGATGGTGGAGCTACTAAAGAACAAAAAGAAGAATTGTCAAAAGGAATAACAGAACTTTTTGCAAAAATTTTTAATGGTAGAGGTGCTTCTAGTGCTGTTGTGATTATCGAAGAATTAAATACAGACAATTATGCAATTGGTGGGAAAACTATAACTCAAATAAGAAATGAAGTGAAGAAATAAAAAATAAATTTATTTAAAGACTAAATTTAGTCTTTAAATAAAGTGGAACCGACTCTAATCATGTTTGATCCACTTGCAATTGCAAGTTCAAAATCTGAACTCATACCCATAGAACAATATTTTGCTCCAAAAGGAACTAATTCATCAAATATTTTTTTTGTTGTTTTAAAAGATTCTTTGATAATTTTCTCATCTTCAACATGAGCACCAATACTCATAACACCTTTTAAAACTACATTTGGACAAATTTCTAATATTTGTTTATAAACTTCAACAGCAACTTCAGGAAGAACACCAGATTTTGTCTCTTCATAAGCTGAATTTATTTGAAGTAGGGCAGATAGTTTTTTATTTTTAGATTCAAGCTTTTTATTTAATTCAATTGCTAAATCTAAAGAATCTAAAGAATGAATTAAAGTAGGATTTAAATCTATTAGATTATTGATTTTGTTTTTTTGTAAAGTTCCTACAAAATGCCACTCTATTGGTAATTCTTCTAACTCTTCACTTTTTGCTTTTAAATCTTGAACTTTATTCTCTCCAAAAGCTCTTTGACCTGCTTCATAAAGAGTTTTTATATCTTGACTTGTAGAGTATTTTGAAATACCGATAATTTTAACTATATGATGCTCTGAAATTCTAAGTCTTGCACCTTCAACTTTTGTAATTAGATTATCTAGATTTTTTGTAGCTGTTTCTTTATTCATTGTTTCTCTTTTTAGTTATTTAAAAATATTCTATTAATATCATTATAAATTCCAAGAAGCATTAAACTTCCTAAAATTACCCATCCCATAATAGTTAAAAACATAAATACTTGGTCACTTGGCTTTCTTCTTGTTATCATCTCATATAAGTTAAACATTATATGTCCACCATCAAGAGCAGGAATTGGAAGAAGGTTTAAAACCCCAAGATTCACTGAAATTAAAGCAGTTATTGCTAATAAAGCTATGATTGAACTTTCACTTGCATCTGAAATAACTTTTCCAATTGTTATAACTCCACCAATTTCAGAACTAGGAACTATTCCTTGAATTAATTTTTGAACACCTTGAAAAATCATTGTTGAAGCAAAAATAGTTTTTTCATAAGCATAAACTAATGATTCAGAAAAAGATAATTCTAATGTTATTACTTTGCCAGAAGGTGAAATTCCAATCATTCTTTTTTTGATTTTTTCTTTAAACATATTTTCACTATCTGAAATATGTGGATTTATCGTTTTTGCAATAATTTTTCCATCTCTTTTAATGAAAAATTTTAAAGCACCATCTGTTTGAGTTATGATTTTTCCTATTTCATCCCAAGATTTTATATCGGTGTCATTTATTCTTAATATTTCATCATTTGCTTTTATTCCAGCATGAAAAGCAGGAGAATTTTCTTGAACAGTTCCAACTTGAGCAGCCCAAGTAGTTGCACCCATTAAAGCGATTGTAAAATATAAAATAGCAGCTAATAAAAAGTTAGCAAAAGGACCTGCAAATAATATTATTATTCTTTGCCAAGGTTTTTTGGTATTATATGAGTCATTACCTTCTTCTTTTAAAGATGGATTTCTATCATCTTGACCTTTCATTTGTACATATCCACCAAGTGGAATTAAAGCAAACTGCCAAGTTGTTCCCATCCACTCTTTTGCAAACAATCGTTTACCAAAACCAATTGAAAATACATGAACTTTTACACCAAAATAACGAGCTGCTAAAAAATGTCCTAATTCATGAAAAAAAACTAAAAATGATAAAACAAGTAAAAAAGTAATAGTACCCAAAAAAAGCCTTTAATTTTTGAAATAATCTCTTGTATATTCATATCCTGAATATATTGTTAAAATAACAGCTAACCATAAAATTTCAGTCGCAAATGGCCAGTTCATTGTTAAAAAACCTATTGCTATCATTTGAATAACTGTTTTTATTTTTCCTGCCATTGTTGAGGCTACATCTTTACCTTCAGATACAGCAACAACCCTAAGACCTGTTATAAAAAACTCTCTTGAAAGGATTAAAAATACAGCCCAAGCACTAGCTCTATTAATAACCATAAGACCTAGAAACCCAGCAAGAACAAGCATTTTATCAGCTAATGGATCTAGGATTCCACCAAGTTTTGTCATTTGATTCCAACTTCTTGCAATAAATCCATCAAAAAAATCAGTAACAGATGCAATTACAAATATAAGTCCTGCAAAATAATCAAACCAAGAAGGATGCCATGTAGAGAAAATAGGATTGTTTCTATCTATAAAAAACCATAGCATTAGCGGAGCTAATGCTATTCTAAAAAGTGCAAGTATATTTGGAAGATTTAGTGCTTTTGACATTATCTAAAAGTTGTCCCACCATCAACAATTAAAGTATGCCCTGTAATCCAAGATGCTTCACTTGTACATAAGAAATAACATGATTGTGCTAAATCTTCTGGTTGACCAATTCTATTTAATGGAGAATATTCAGCAGTTTTTGCTTTTACTTCTTCATAGTTAGTAAATGCTTTTAATGCATCTGTATCAATAGGACCACCTGAAACGGCATTTACTCTAATATTAAATTCACCAAGTTCATTTGCAGCATATCTAACCATTGCTTCAACAGCTGCTTTATTTGTTCCATGACCTGCATAGTTTTCGATATATACTAAGTTTCCAGTTGAAGATAGAGAAACTATAGCTCCACCACCAATTTTTTGCATTCTTTTTGCAGCTTGTTGCGCACCACATACAAAAGCATTTACAGTTGCAGTATAAATGTTATTTAACCCTCTTGGTTTTAATTTCATAAATTTACCATAACCACCAACAACAGCACGTCCATAAATCATAGCATTTGAGATAAAGAAGTCAACTCTATCAAAATCTTTATCTATTTCTTCAAATAATTCACTATATTTTTCAGGCTCTAAAATATTAAATGGGTAAGCTTTACATTTTACTCCAAATTTAGCTTCAACATCTTTACAAATTTCTTCTGCGATTTCACCATTTGAGTTATATGTAAATGCTACATTTATACCATTACTTGCAAATTTATAAACACATTCTTTACCAATTCCTTTTGTTCCACCTGAAATTACTAAAGTTTTTCCTTGCATATTATTACTCATTATTTTATTACCTCATATTTTTCTAAAGTTTTTTCTAATTTTTTCATTGTTTCGTTGCTTGGAGCAGTTAAAGGAAGTCTATATTCTAAAGTATCCAATAATCCAGTTAAATACATTGCAGCTTTAATTGGAATAGGATTACTTTCACAGAATAATACATTGTTTATCTCATATAGATTTTCATTTATTTTTTTTGCTTCATCTAAATTTCCATTAAATACATTTTTTACTAATTCAGATTTTAAATTAGGTAAGATGTTTGCAGTTACAGAAATAATACCTTTTGCACCACTTGCTAACATTGGAAAATCAACAGAGTCATCACCTGAAATTACTACTAAATCTTTTCTTTGTGATATTAATGAAATAGCCCTTTCCAAACTTCCTGTTGCTTCTTTAATAGCATAAATATTTTTAACATCGTCAAATAATCTAATAGCAGTTTCAGCACTTAAATCAACTCCTGTTCTACCAGGAACATTATATAGCATAACAGGAATTTCAACAGAATTTGCTATTGCTTTATAGTGTTGGTATAAACCTTCTTGAGTAGGTTTATTATAGTATGGAGTAACAGATAAAAGTCCATCCGCTCCCACATCTTGTGCGTGTTTTGCAATATCACATGCCTCATGTGTTGCATTAGAACCAGCTCCAGCAATAACCTTTACACCACTTCCTTTACAAACAGCAACAGCAACTTCTATACACTCTTTATGTTCACTGTGTGATAATGTTGCACTTTCTCCTGTTGTTCCAACAGGTACAACAGCATCTATTCCTTGCTCTATTTGTCTTTTTATTAAAGACTCATATTTTTGTAAATCTACTTTTCCATTTTTAAATGGTGTAATAAGTGCCGTCATTGAACCGGTAATAATATCCATATTTATCCTTTTTTTATTACTAAATCTTCTAATTCTTGTCTTTCATCAACATTTACTGTGTGTTTTGAAAAAGTTTCTAAAAAATTCCAAAAACTCTCTTTTGCATCAGTTGAAATATCAACTTTTTTTAAAACTTCTTCCATACATCCAAGCCATTCTCGTCTAGCTTTTTCTGTTATTGAAAATTGTTTATGAGTTTTTAACATATCAAAATGACCAACTGCATTTGAATAATGTTTTTCTCCA
Coding sequences:
- the trpC gene encoding indole-3-glycerol phosphate synthase TrpC, giving the protein MILDEIIEKTKQDLEIRKKEISLDLLGRTLSSNPYMPRDVKPYLTSTKEEPIRIIAEVKKASPSKGIIKENFDPLLIAQAYSNSGANAISVLTEPHYFKGNLEYLTQIRRYVPTPLLRKDFIVDKYQIVEALVYGADFILLIAKSLSTKELKELYDYAIHLGLEVLVEIHDKEDLTKAIKCGATIIGINHRNLDTFEMDMTLCDKLIPLIPNGKIIVAESGVSNVETIKRLSSIGADAFLIGEHFMRVPSIEEELKKFKNSLN
- a CDS encoding LysR family transcriptional regulator, with product MDSNLLRVFVEVAKEQSISKAAANLNFAQSNVTSRIKQLEKSINTILFYRVPKGVILSKEGEKLYPYAIEIVKKIEQANNEMKNINQQEHLIIGSTESNASTRIVPFLLELHNDFPLMSLELITNTTREITKKVLDYKVDIAFITGEPKNEELMILNKIDETIVLVEPKNETAADVFLSFKDGCAYNEFGLNYLKQNFDKEYKNLQFGNYEIILGCVKAGMGISILPLSIVKKLKYEKDLKIQKLPKSIANLPTTIVCRKDYLPRIKDYLENFKF
- a CDS encoding tautomerase family protein; its protein translation is MPVINIKMTHEDGGATKEQKEELSKGITELFAKIFNGRGASSAVVIIEELNTDNYAIGGKTITQIRNEVKK
- a CDS encoding YggS family pyridoxal phosphate-dependent enzyme — encoded protein: MNKETATKNLDNLITKVEGARLRISEHHIVKIIGISKYSTSQDIKTLYEAGQRAFGENKVQDLKAKSEELEELPIEWHFVGTLQKNKINNLIDLNPTLIHSLDSLDLAIELNKKLESKNKKLSALLQINSAYEETKSGVLPEVAVEVYKQILEICPNVVLKGVMSIGAHVEDEKIIKESFKTTKKIFDELVPFGAKYCSMGMSSDFELAIASGSNMIRVGSTLFKD
- the rseP gene encoding RIP metalloprotease RseP → MGTITFLLVLSFLVFFHELGHFLAARYFGVKVHVFSIGFGKRLFAKEWMGTTWQFALIPLGGYVQMKGQDDRNPSLKEEGNDSYNTKKPWQRIIILFAGPFANFLLAAILYFTIALMGATTWAAQVGTVQENSPAFHAGIKANDEILRINDTDIKSWDEIGKIITQTDGALKFFIKRDGKIIAKTINPHISDSENMFKEKIKKRMIGISPSGKVITLELSFSESLVYAYEKTIFASTMIFQGVQKLIQGIVPSSEIGGVITIGKVISDASESSIIALLAITALISVNLGVLNLLPIPALDGGHIMFNLYEMITRRKPSDQVFMFLTIMGWVILGSLMLLGIYNDINRIFLNN
- the pgsA gene encoding CDP-diacylglycerol--glycerol-3-phosphate 3-phosphatidyltransferase; amino-acid sequence: MSKALNLPNILALFRIALAPLMLWFFIDRNNPIFSTWHPSWFDYFAGLIFVIASVTDFFDGFIARSWNQMTKLGGILDPLADKMLVLAGFLGLMVINRASAWAVFLILSREFFITGLRVVAVSEGKDVASTMAGKIKTVIQMIAIGFLTMNWPFATEILWLAVILTIYSGYEYTRDYFKN
- a CDS encoding enoyl-ACP reductase — protein: MSNNMQGKTLVISGGTKGIGKECVYKFASNGINVAFTYNSNGEIAEEICKDVEAKFGVKCKAYPFNILEPEKYSELFEEIDKDFDRVDFFISNAMIYGRAVVGGYGKFMKLKPRGLNNIYTATVNAFVCGAQQAAKRMQKIGGGAIVSLSSTGNLVYIENYAGHGTNKAAVEAMVRYAANELGEFNIRVNAVSGGPIDTDALKAFTNYEEVKAKTAEYSPLNRIGQPEDLAQSCYFLCTSEASWITGHTLIVDGGTTFR
- the dapA gene encoding 4-hydroxy-tetrahydrodipicolinate synthase, whose amino-acid sequence is MDIITGSMTALITPFKNGKVDLQKYESLIKRQIEQGIDAVVPVGTTGESATLSHSEHKECIEVAVAVCKGSGVKVIAGAGSNATHEACDIAKHAQDVGADGLLSVTPYYNKPTQEGLYQHYKAIANSVEIPVMLYNVPGRTGVDLSAETAIRLFDDVKNIYAIKEATGSLERAISLISQRKDLVVISGDDSVDFPMLASGAKGIISVTANILPNLKSELVKNVFNGNLDEAKKINENLYEINNVLFCESNPIPIKAAMYLTGLLDTLEYRLPLTAPSNETMKKLEKTLEKYEVIK
- a CDS encoding globin translates to MDYKISKTDFGEKPNFEYPKPAFLEELGEEGLKKLFSDFYDLIVDSDIGNFFPQDEEELEKIKAHNVKFFIEACGGEKHYSNAVGHFDMLKTHKQFSITEKARREWLGCMEEVLKKVDISTDAKESFWNFLETFSKHTVNVDERQELEDLVIKKG